From one Candidatus Methanoplasma termitum genomic stretch:
- a CDS encoding C15orf41 family protein, with protein MEYDVYKKLYDSLNKPGDIEILLEKGYDRRLLETLYTQKISRDVKKRFHFIKDKAPYMLREWKKGKTLMEISDKYKFPPILTAMMIFQEDGANRKQFWDFIKHPEMLESPQTAEEVREVVKNDLVYSPEANDRHAERGLWGEGLLHEWLDGQGITYKTECDLRGGEGVKTPDCLLDRPMVYDGKKICWIESKASFGDNVEFRYNSRKQLIPYTNLFGPGLVIYWTGCLYDLEWPPNVYVSDITVLEKKLEPFSGDETCLYCTRP; from the coding sequence ATGGAATATGATGTGTACAAGAAGCTCTACGATTCTCTGAACAAACCCGGGGACATAGAGATACTCCTCGAAAAAGGCTACGACCGAAGGCTGCTGGAGACGCTTTACACTCAAAAGATAAGCAGGGACGTGAAGAAAAGATTCCATTTCATTAAAGATAAGGCCCCATACATGCTGAGGGAATGGAAGAAAGGGAAGACGCTGATGGAGATATCCGACAAATACAAGTTCCCTCCCATCTTGACCGCAATGATGATATTCCAAGAGGACGGCGCCAACAGGAAGCAGTTCTGGGATTTCATAAAGCATCCCGAAATGCTTGAGAGCCCGCAGACCGCCGAAGAGGTCCGGGAGGTTGTCAAGAACGATCTGGTCTATTCTCCGGAAGCCAACGACAGGCATGCGGAGAGGGGTCTGTGGGGGGAAGGGCTTCTCCACGAGTGGCTTGACGGCCAAGGGATAACTTACAAGACAGAATGCGACCTCCGCGGAGGAGAGGGCGTGAAAACACCGGACTGTCTTCTGGACAGACCGATGGTGTACGACGGGAAGAAGATCTGCTGGATAGAAAGCAAAGCGTCCTTCGGGGACAATGTAGAGTTCAGATACAATTCGAGAAAGCAGCTAATTCCGTACACAAATCTGTTCGGTCCCGGCCTTGTCATATATTGGACGGGATGCCTTTACGATCTCGAATGGCCCCCGAATGTTTATGTTTCGGATATAACCGTCCTTGAGAAGAAACTTGAGCCCTTCAGCGGCGACGAGACGTGCCTTTATTGTACTCGGCCCTGA
- a CDS encoding SCP2 sterol-binding domain-containing protein, with the protein MSMEPSIQTLIDKFHSRMDKDEQAREEVRPLKKTINIDLGTEYYSMKLENARISDFKPQMLDEADVTMITTPESLQGLIDGTLRPMKAYITKKISIKGKIQDLMFLKKFF; encoded by the coding sequence ATGAGCATGGAACCTTCGATACAGACACTCATTGACAAATTCCACAGCAGGATGGATAAGGATGAGCAGGCAAGGGAAGAGGTAAGGCCTCTCAAAAAAACGATCAACATCGACCTCGGAACGGAATACTATTCAATGAAATTGGAGAATGCTCGGATCAGCGACTTCAAACCGCAGATGCTTGATGAGGCGGATGTCACTATGATAACAACGCCGGAGAGCCTCCAGGGGCTTATAGACGGCACTCTGAGGCCGATGAAAGCATACATCACAAAGAAGATCTCCATAAAAGGGAAGATACAGGACCTGATGTTCCTGAAGAAGTTCTTCTGA
- a CDS encoding shikimate kinase yields the protein MIGKGTSYGAVSVINAMPCGIGSTIGITLRTTAVFNPCGQTRDVGISNDPSENKEMARICVAEAYKAMGMEEPEGWLLNISSEIPISRGLKSSSSACNAILSSVLLAERFDMEKVDKIRLGVNCARKAKVTVTGAFDDACGCDLGGLVITDNRKDTILFHEDIGEYDVLIYSPKNKIKKTGLPLEELRKLSSRSEKLVELAKTDPFKAMTENGRMIAAVSGIDNTIAEIALENGALGAGVSGSGPAVAMILEKGDAENFVERSGLIGLISSGTRGVQE from the coding sequence ATGATAGGAAAGGGGACATCCTACGGCGCTGTCAGCGTGATCAACGCAATGCCTTGCGGAATAGGCTCAACGATCGGAATAACACTGAGAACGACCGCTGTCTTCAACCCATGCGGCCAGACAAGGGATGTCGGTATATCGAACGACCCGTCAGAGAACAAAGAGATGGCGAGGATATGCGTCGCAGAGGCATACAAGGCCATGGGAATGGAAGAACCTGAAGGCTGGCTGTTGAACATTTCCTCCGAGATACCGATATCGCGCGGATTGAAGAGCTCGAGTTCCGCCTGCAATGCGATATTATCGTCAGTTCTGCTGGCGGAAAGGTTCGATATGGAGAAGGTCGATAAGATAAGACTCGGAGTGAACTGTGCCAGGAAAGCAAAGGTCACCGTCACAGGCGCATTCGACGACGCCTGCGGGTGCGATCTCGGAGGCCTTGTGATAACGGATAACCGCAAGGACACGATACTTTTCCATGAGGATATCGGAGAATATGATGTATTGATATACTCGCCAAAAAATAAAATAAAGAAAACGGGACTTCCTCTGGAAGAACTGAGAAAATTATCTTCCAGATCTGAAAAACTGGTGGAATTGGCGAAGACTGATCCGTTCAAAGCAATGACCGAGAACGGAAGGATGATCGCCGCTGTTTCCGGAATAGACAACACGATCGCGGAGATCGCACTGGAGAACGGTGCGCTGGGGGCGGGAGTGTCGGGCTCCGGACCGGCTGTCGCCATGATCCTGGAGAAAGGAGATGCGGAGAACTTTGTGGAAAGGAGCGGCCTGATCGGACTAATCAGTTCCGGAACAAGGGGGGTGCAGGAATGA
- the aroC gene encoding chorismate synthase, whose translation MYKLGDSIVYTLYGESHAEYIGGYLEGIPKGMKIDIEQINKDLALRKPSAGIGTPRKEPDEVEFLSGLDNGKATGEKIHYRIKNTNTDSSKYDIFNRTPRPGHADLPALIKFPGHKIKGGNQFSGRLTVSVVVAGSIARQFIAQYGINVGAFTRSIGNVRDEEERTFEDTVRSKDNPTRAATKELDSLMNREVLEASAEEDSVGGVVECITTGLPIGFGGTWFGSLDAEIARAVFAIPACKGVEFGRGFELTKMKGSESNDPFYYENGVRLRTNNMGGILGGMSDGAPMVFRAAFKPTPSIGKEQDTIDLKTKSDAKVVVKGRHDPCIVPRAVVVVESVTCLVIADEIKKEKLAK comes from the coding sequence ATGTACAAACTCGGAGACTCGATCGTGTACACACTATATGGCGAGAGCCATGCCGAGTACATCGGAGGTTATCTGGAAGGGATCCCGAAGGGAATGAAGATCGACATCGAACAAATAAACAAGGATCTGGCACTGCGGAAACCGTCTGCCGGGATAGGCACCCCGAGGAAGGAACCGGACGAGGTCGAATTCCTGTCCGGCTTGGACAACGGAAAGGCCACCGGCGAAAAGATACACTACAGGATAAAGAACACAAACACCGACAGTTCCAAGTACGATATATTCAACAGGACGCCCCGTCCGGGGCATGCAGACCTGCCTGCGCTGATAAAGTTCCCGGGACACAAGATCAAAGGCGGGAATCAGTTCTCCGGGAGGCTCACGGTGTCGGTCGTCGTCGCAGGGAGCATTGCGAGGCAGTTCATCGCTCAATACGGGATCAACGTAGGCGCGTTCACAAGATCCATAGGGAATGTGAGGGACGAGGAAGAAAGGACATTTGAAGATACGGTCCGATCAAAAGACAATCCCACAAGAGCGGCAACAAAAGAACTCGATTCTCTAATGAACCGGGAGGTGTTGGAGGCCTCCGCGGAAGAGGACAGCGTCGGAGGTGTGGTCGAATGTATAACGACAGGCCTTCCGATCGGATTCGGCGGAACATGGTTCGGATCCCTTGACGCTGAGATCGCAAGAGCGGTGTTCGCGATCCCCGCTTGCAAGGGGGTCGAGTTCGGGAGGGGATTCGAGCTGACGAAGATGAAAGGATCCGAAAGCAACGACCCCTTTTACTATGAGAACGGAGTGAGGCTCCGCACGAACAATATGGGAGGGATACTCGGAGGAATGAGCGACGGCGCCCCGATGGTGTTCCGCGCAGCGTTCAAGCCCACCCCGTCGATAGGGAAAGAACAGGACACGATCGATCTCAAAACGAAGAGCGACGCCAAGGTCGTCGTCAAGGGAAGGCACGACCCGTGCATAGTGCCGAGAGCCGTGGTTGTCGTTGAAAGCGTCACCTGCCTTGTTATTGCGGACGAGATCAAAAAAGAGAAACTCGCAAAATAA
- a CDS encoding 3'-5' exonuclease, translating to MRYLAFDIECADTFHNTSDICAFGYAIADENFNIISKEDITIKPKKIGRFIERKFGWTMDDFKYSPKFIEVYPKIKELLERPDQMIFAHSAISDLKFLGRECRKNNLATPEINVFDTQPIFKRYTGNDRFALSDTKEWSGAEFKNHMAVDDAVGCLHIPKKIFEIEGEEKFMMLMETFNDTLVSTADAEAALDHEDRVEELRMLFSKRSVGSFANGMEGLTVSVSKEMWSKRLDTVSEIGTRVLFNSGRMTEDMDSADIHVSIGAIFDNRRVQFSKSGKEIIRMTDKEILGSMSNGNIRSEMERMRELWKNAVKHDRDGGRPGSGS from the coding sequence ATGAGATACTTAGCTTTCGACATCGAGTGCGCGGATACCTTCCATAACACTTCGGACATATGCGCTTTCGGCTATGCGATAGCCGACGAGAACTTCAATATCATCTCGAAAGAAGACATTACGATCAAACCGAAGAAGATCGGGAGATTCATAGAGAGGAAATTCGGCTGGACGATGGACGATTTCAAGTATTCTCCGAAGTTCATCGAAGTATATCCGAAAATAAAAGAGCTCTTGGAGCGTCCCGACCAAATGATATTCGCCCATTCGGCGATAAGCGATCTGAAGTTCTTGGGAAGAGAGTGCAGAAAGAACAATTTGGCGACCCCGGAGATAAATGTGTTCGATACGCAGCCGATCTTCAAGAGATATACGGGGAACGATCGTTTTGCCCTCTCCGATACCAAAGAATGGAGCGGCGCCGAGTTCAAGAACCACATGGCGGTCGATGATGCGGTCGGCTGCCTGCATATCCCGAAAAAGATATTCGAGATCGAAGGGGAAGAAAAATTCATGATGCTGATGGAAACGTTCAATGATACCTTGGTAAGTACCGCGGATGCGGAAGCGGCGCTCGATCACGAGGACCGGGTCGAGGAATTAAGAATGCTGTTCTCAAAGAGGTCTGTGGGTTCGTTCGCAAATGGCATGGAGGGCCTGACCGTCTCCGTATCAAAGGAAATGTGGTCAAAGCGGCTGGACACAGTAAGCGAGATCGGTACCAGGGTCCTTTTCAATTCGGGAAGGATGACCGAGGACATGGATTCAGCGGATATACATGTATCCATAGGAGCGATATTCGACAACAGAAGGGTCCAGTTCTCCAAGAGCGGGAAGGAGATCATCAGGATGACCGACAAAGAGATACTCGGATCCATGAGCAACGGGAACATCCGGTCGGAAATGGAAAGGATGAGAGAACTCTGGAAGAATGCCGTTAAGCACGATAGGGACGGGGGCCGTCCCGGATCCGGATCGTGA
- the aroE gene encoding shikimate dehydrogenase, whose protein sequence is MKICASLSSVSDIELIKKADMAEVRMDLLGHVPDIKGKELIVTFRGTPDLTVLPKGFKGMIDVGEYDVPDVDVDVISSFHDHESTPSAEKIISLLKKQKGDVKKGAFKVNSFTDLKSIYDASKQIKERHVLLGMGGLGTVTRIRQDILGNLFTFAYVGEPTAPGQLSLDEMHGLGDDPMIVGILGNPLEKSLSPKMHNAVMKKKGVKGIYLKFEADDLKHVKDAVRDYNIRGMNVTIPYKSAILEHLDHYDEDVGSIGAANTVVNEKGVLKGYNTDMIGIEKAMKVAGFEPKGKRALIMGSGGAARACSYTLKKRGCEVTIAGRNEGTSRSICRDIGCEYKANTSVALMLYDLIVNCTPVGMYGDGDYPVNTCQITRHHTVFDMVYGVETPLIKRARVREAVIVSGEDMLAAQGAASLELWTGKKNLFKPMREALR, encoded by the coding sequence ATGAAGATCTGTGCCTCCCTCAGTTCCGTCTCGGACATCGAACTTATCAAAAAAGCAGATATGGCAGAGGTAAGAATGGATCTTCTCGGTCATGTTCCCGACATCAAGGGTAAGGAACTCATCGTCACATTCAGAGGAACTCCGGATCTGACCGTTCTGCCCAAAGGGTTCAAGGGGATGATCGACGTTGGGGAATACGACGTGCCGGATGTGGATGTCGATGTGATATCGTCATTCCACGATCATGAGTCCACCCCTTCGGCTGAAAAGATAATATCCCTTCTGAAAAAGCAAAAAGGGGATGTCAAAAAAGGCGCTTTCAAGGTCAATTCGTTCACGGACCTGAAAAGTATCTACGATGCGTCAAAGCAGATAAAGGAAAGGCACGTCCTTCTCGGAATGGGAGGGCTCGGAACGGTTACCAGGATAAGACAGGACATTCTCGGCAATCTTTTCACTTTCGCATATGTCGGAGAGCCCACCGCTCCCGGACAGCTGAGCCTCGATGAGATGCACGGCCTCGGCGACGATCCTATGATAGTGGGCATATTGGGCAATCCGTTGGAGAAGAGTCTGTCTCCGAAGATGCACAATGCCGTCATGAAAAAGAAAGGCGTCAAGGGAATTTACCTGAAGTTCGAGGCCGATGACCTTAAGCACGTCAAAGATGCGGTCAGGGATTACAACATCAGAGGAATGAATGTGACGATCCCTTACAAATCGGCAATACTGGAACATCTGGATCATTATGATGAGGATGTCGGATCGATAGGTGCGGCCAACACCGTTGTGAACGAGAAAGGGGTACTGAAAGGGTACAACACCGATATGATCGGAATAGAGAAGGCCATGAAGGTCGCCGGCTTTGAACCGAAGGGGAAGAGAGCCCTCATCATGGGGTCGGGAGGCGCCGCACGCGCCTGTTCCTATACCCTGAAGAAAAGAGGGTGCGAGGTCACGATCGCAGGAAGGAACGAAGGTACTTCCCGTTCGATATGCAGGGATATAGGCTGCGAATACAAAGCGAACACCTCGGTCGCACTGATGTTGTACGATCTGATCGTCAACTGCACGCCCGTCGGAATGTACGGCGACGGCGATTATCCGGTGAACACATGTCAAATAACAAGGCATCACACGGTTTTCGATATGGTCTACGGCGTTGAGACCCCCCTGATAAAAAGGGCAAGAGTAAGGGAGGCCGTCATCGTATCGGGAGAGGATATGCTTGCGGCGCAGGGTGCGGCATCGCTTGAATTGTGGACAGGGAAAAAGAATCTGTTCAAACCAATGAGGGAGGCTCTAAGATGA
- the aroA gene encoding 3-phosphoshikimate 1-carboxyvinyltransferase, with protein sequence MMMSFGKAVLKGTLSPPPSKSHTHRAFFLSAMADGESRITNCLISDDTKATLGAAESMGASVSVKGKEVIISGGKLHAPKRTVDADNSGTTIRLFTGIVSMFDEWVTLTGDASLRKRPMGPLLDALSQMGVECRSDNGRPPVEIRGANKGGKVTINGGISSQFITSLLITSPMLSHDTEIIIEGKMVSEPYIDVTTHIMSLFGVKVERNKNIMKVKGGTGYRPYDYTVPADFSSAAFPLVAGALGGQVTVKGLCMDDPQGDRVIIDILKRVGADVSVGKDSVTVKKKELKAIDVDIGGCPDLFPILAVLLSTASGTSRLYGAPQLKFKESDRIQSTVNMLRAIGAEAEGTDNGCIIKGKKKLAGGSVVTLGDHRIMMAGAVASLLCDGAVTVDNAECCSVSYPEFPEHMRSLGMKVEVP encoded by the coding sequence ATGATGATGTCATTCGGCAAAGCGGTACTGAAAGGAACGCTCAGTCCTCCCCCATCGAAAAGCCATACGCATAGGGCGTTCTTTCTCTCGGCAATGGCGGACGGGGAGAGCAGGATCACCAACTGTCTGATCTCCGATGATACGAAAGCGACCCTCGGGGCAGCGGAGTCCATGGGCGCCTCGGTCAGCGTGAAAGGGAAAGAAGTTATCATCTCCGGGGGAAAACTTCACGCACCGAAAAGAACGGTCGATGCGGATAATTCCGGGACCACTATACGCCTGTTCACAGGCATTGTCTCGATGTTCGACGAATGGGTGACCCTCACGGGGGACGCATCGCTCAGGAAAAGGCCTATGGGTCCTCTCCTCGACGCATTGAGCCAGATGGGTGTGGAATGCCGTTCCGACAACGGAAGACCTCCAGTGGAAATAAGGGGGGCTAACAAAGGCGGAAAAGTAACGATAAACGGAGGCATAAGTTCTCAATTCATCACGTCCCTTCTGATCACTTCCCCTATGCTTTCCCATGACACAGAGATAATAATAGAAGGCAAAATGGTGTCCGAACCATACATCGATGTTACGACTCATATCATGAGTCTCTTCGGAGTGAAAGTGGAAAGGAACAAGAACATCATGAAGGTCAAAGGCGGGACGGGCTACCGCCCCTATGACTACACTGTTCCGGCGGATTTCTCGTCTGCGGCGTTCCCGCTCGTCGCGGGAGCGTTGGGCGGTCAGGTGACAGTGAAGGGGTTATGTATGGACGATCCTCAGGGGGACAGGGTCATCATCGACATCCTGAAGAGAGTTGGCGCAGATGTTTCAGTGGGCAAGGATTCGGTGACGGTTAAGAAAAAGGAGCTCAAAGCTATCGACGTAGACATAGGCGGATGCCCCGACCTGTTCCCGATATTGGCCGTGCTTCTCAGCACTGCGTCGGGGACCAGCAGATTGTACGGTGCGCCCCAGCTCAAGTTCAAAGAGAGCGACCGCATTCAATCCACCGTGAACATGCTGAGAGCGATCGGTGCGGAGGCCGAAGGCACTGACAACGGATGCATCATCAAAGGAAAGAAAAAATTGGCAGGGGGAAGCGTTGTGACCTTAGGGGACCACCGTATCATGATGGCGGGGGCGGTAGCGTCCTTATTATGCGACGGCGCAGTGACCGTCGACAACGCGGAATGCTGTTCCGTCTCATATCCGGAATTCCCGGAGCACATGAGGTCGCTGGGAATGAAAGTCGAGGTGCCGTGA
- a CDS encoding tetratricopeptide repeat protein yields the protein MADDSDKKIMAGMKAMDEGDFKKAYSHFKKLAEEYPKNAEIWYYKAECANYASGMFGAKVSTEEIMDAYKKAIELDGDKVDYYQSYGSFCISVNKYDEAEKAYNEAAQIDESLESSLYSEFAIEYFNNVMATYGEIMEDPKARAPYAKKALEYMLKALEITPEEAKSLL from the coding sequence ATGGCAGACGACTCGGACAAAAAGATCATGGCCGGAATGAAGGCAATGGACGAGGGAGACTTCAAAAAAGCATATTCACACTTCAAGAAACTTGCTGAGGAATACCCGAAGAACGCTGAGATATGGTATTACAAAGCGGAATGTGCGAATTACGCCTCGGGCATGTTCGGTGCCAAGGTCTCGACCGAAGAGATCATGGACGCTTACAAGAAAGCGATCGAATTGGATGGGGACAAGGTTGATTATTATCAGTCCTACGGTTCATTCTGCATCTCCGTCAACAAGTACGATGAAGCCGAGAAAGCATACAACGAGGCCGCACAGATAGACGAATCCCTGGAATCATCGCTCTATTCGGAGTTCGCCATCGAGTATTTCAACAATGTCATGGCAACCTACGGGGAGATAATGGAGGACCCGAAAGCAAGGGCGCCGTACGCAAAGAAAGCTCTCGAGTACATGCTCAAAGCGCTGGAAATAACTCCCGAAGAAGCAAAGAGCCTGCTCTGA
- a CDS encoding NAD(P)/FAD-dependent oxidoreductase, translating to MGREIIVIGSGGAGMTAASTARRTDPNSKITVITEDTDIAYSSCVIPWAIEGKVSWDSAVMHTPDHYSAKKKIDVLTQTKVESVDDSARTVTAGGRTYRYDSLVIATGGKVFIPPIKGTDLKGVFIVRTIRDGKDIQSYTKKIKKAVVCGAGVIGLETALALSHLGKDVTVIEMFDQIMPRMADKDMADVMREYLEGKGIKFVLSTPVQSVNGSEKVSGVTAGNTVYPCELVIFATGIRSNVDIPKQLGFDIGQLGGVVVSPSLNPYRKGELIEDIYLAGDVIQCESAVVPGPAMSQLGSSAVRQGRVAGINAAGGKALYGPVASPWVSVMGDVEIAGTGLSTGLAAWYKVPTVYGKAEGLTRARYYPGAKKMKVKIIADAATHRLIGAQIIAGEGTTGRINWLTSAIISKMTAEDFLIRSENAYCPPTSMVKDVIVSAVEDLCKNFEAQ from the coding sequence ATGGGTAGAGAGATAATCGTCATAGGTTCGGGCGGCGCCGGAATGACCGCGGCTTCCACCGCCAGAAGGACCGACCCGAATTCAAAAATAACAGTCATTACCGAGGATACGGACATAGCGTACTCATCATGCGTGATACCTTGGGCGATCGAGGGAAAGGTATCTTGGGACAGTGCGGTGATGCATACTCCAGATCACTATTCGGCCAAGAAGAAAATAGATGTTCTCACCCAGACCAAAGTAGAGTCCGTGGACGATTCCGCAAGAACGGTCACCGCAGGCGGGAGAACGTACAGATACGATTCTTTGGTCATAGCCACCGGCGGAAAGGTCTTCATACCGCCGATAAAAGGAACGGACCTGAAGGGAGTGTTCATCGTAAGGACCATCCGGGACGGAAAGGATATTCAATCGTACACAAAAAAAATCAAAAAGGCCGTGGTATGCGGCGCGGGGGTCATAGGTCTGGAGACCGCTTTGGCCCTGTCGCATCTCGGGAAGGATGTCACCGTCATCGAGATGTTCGATCAGATAATGCCCCGTATGGCGGACAAGGACATGGCCGATGTAATGCGGGAATACCTTGAGGGCAAAGGGATCAAGTTCGTGCTCAGTACGCCGGTGCAATCGGTCAACGGCTCGGAGAAAGTGAGCGGCGTGACCGCCGGGAATACCGTATATCCGTGCGAGCTGGTCATTTTCGCTACCGGCATAAGATCGAATGTCGACATCCCCAAACAATTGGGATTCGATATCGGGCAGCTCGGAGGGGTCGTCGTGTCGCCTTCGCTTAATCCTTACAGAAAGGGGGAACTTATAGAGGACATTTATCTTGCGGGCGACGTCATACAATGCGAATCGGCGGTCGTTCCGGGCCCTGCGATGAGCCAGCTCGGATCGTCCGCGGTCAGGCAGGGAAGGGTCGCCGGCATAAACGCCGCCGGCGGCAAGGCTCTTTACGGGCCCGTGGCAAGCCCGTGGGTGAGCGTCATGGGGGATGTCGAGATCGCAGGCACGGGACTGTCGACGGGGTTGGCCGCCTGGTACAAAGTGCCCACCGTTTACGGAAAGGCGGAGGGCCTTACGCGCGCCAGATATTACCCCGGGGCGAAGAAGATGAAGGTGAAGATCATCGCCGATGCGGCGACGCACCGGCTGATAGGAGCACAGATAATCGCCGGAGAGGGCACCACGGGCAGGATCAACTGGCTTACTTCCGCCATAATCTCAAAGATGACGGCAGAGGATTTCCTCATCCGTTCGGAGAACGCATATTGTCCTCCCACATCGATGGTCAAGGACGTCATCGTCTCGGCGGTCGAGGACCTTTGTAAGAATTTCGAGGCTCAGTGA
- the rnhB gene encoding ribonuclease HII: MRCGVDEAGRGSVLGPLVVGAVYSDSDDELVKMGVKDSKKLPPKTREHLFELITKKYEVNIVMISAAGIDEKRKEMSLNDIELEMFVEACSKFPVSEVYADCPDTNEAGFSTEMGRKMKGPEIIARHKADDIFPIVSAASIIAKVTRDRMIVDIKKELGKNIGSGYPSDHFTMEFIEKWIKDNGCPPPYTRCSWEPVRNLMTLSKNTRISDW; encoded by the coding sequence ATGAGATGCGGTGTCGACGAGGCGGGGAGGGGTTCCGTACTGGGCCCGTTGGTGGTCGGAGCGGTATATTCAGACTCGGATGACGAACTCGTAAAGATGGGAGTAAAGGATTCAAAGAAGCTGCCCCCGAAGACAAGGGAGCATCTGTTCGAACTCATAACGAAAAAATACGAAGTGAACATCGTCATGATTTCCGCTGCGGGAATAGACGAAAAGCGGAAAGAGATGTCGCTGAACGATATCGAATTGGAAATGTTCGTCGAAGCCTGCTCAAAGTTCCCTGTCTCCGAGGTGTACGCAGACTGCCCGGATACTAACGAAGCCGGCTTTTCAACAGAAATGGGCAGGAAGATGAAGGGTCCGGAAATAATAGCCAGACACAAAGCCGATGATATCTTCCCGATAGTTTCTGCGGCATCGATAATAGCAAAGGTCACCAGAGATCGGATGATCGTCGACATCAAAAAAGAGCTGGGGAAGAACATCGGAAGCGGGTACCCGAGCGACCACTTCACGATGGAGTTCATAGAAAAATGGATAAAAGATAACGGTTGTCCCCCACCATATACGCGCTGCTCGTGGGAGCCGGTGAGGAACCTGATGACCCTGTCGAAGAACACGAGGATCAGCGATTGGTGA
- the mptA gene encoding GTP cyclohydrolase MptA, which produces MALKCDVQYRKGDTWSKLTKVGVTGVRKPVAVKRYGANSALNGALNCSIDIFVDLPAEQKGSHLSRNVEVLNEVVEESLKVPVTGLENMASDICKKLLAHHEYAKTAHVDISAEYFRESRTPFGRGTLEIYKLLASGSAVRGKGIRKTIGVEVIGMTACPCAQQTVTEMISCGNENPVMSHNQRNVCTALFTMNDDIDIEADEIIDLVQGAFSSPTYELLKRDDEGQVVINAHKNPRFVEDVVRNVLEFVVERFKELPDDVLITVKSESEESIHKHNAFAERTTTLEELRAEYNKGTSRRR; this is translated from the coding sequence ATGGCTTTGAAATGTGATGTACAATACCGTAAGGGGGACACATGGTCCAAACTGACGAAGGTCGGGGTGACCGGCGTCAGGAAACCGGTGGCGGTGAAAAGGTACGGTGCGAACAGCGCTCTCAACGGAGCGCTGAATTGTTCCATCGATATTTTTGTGGATCTTCCCGCGGAGCAGAAAGGTTCGCACCTGTCCAGGAATGTGGAGGTGCTCAACGAGGTCGTCGAGGAGAGCCTGAAGGTCCCGGTGACAGGCCTCGAGAACATGGCCAGCGACATTTGCAAGAAGCTGCTGGCACATCACGAATATGCTAAGACGGCCCATGTGGACATCAGTGCGGAATATTTCAGAGAAAGCAGGACCCCGTTCGGAAGAGGGACGCTGGAGATATACAAACTCCTTGCGAGCGGTTCCGCCGTGAGGGGGAAAGGCATAAGGAAGACCATCGGCGTCGAGGTCATAGGCATGACGGCATGCCCCTGCGCACAGCAGACCGTGACCGAGATGATATCCTGCGGCAACGAGAACCCTGTGATGTCACATAACCAGAGGAATGTCTGCACGGCGCTGTTCACAATGAACGACGATATCGACATCGAAGCGGACGAGATAATAGATCTTGTTCAAGGCGCATTCTCGTCGCCCACATACGAGCTTTTGAAAAGAGATGATGAAGGACAAGTGGTGATCAACGCCCACAAGAACCCGAGGTTCGTGGAGGATGTGGTCAGGAATGTCCTGGAATTCGTTGTGGAGCGATTCAAAGAACTTCCGGACGACGTCCTGATAACGGTGAAAAGCGAGTCTGAGGAATCCATCCATAAACATAATGCGTTTGCCGAAAGGACGACCACGTTGGAAGAGCTCAGGGCCGAGTACAATAAAGGCACGTCTCGTCGCCGCTGA